Proteins from a genomic interval of Camarhynchus parvulus unplaced genomic scaffold, STF_HiC, whole genome shotgun sequence:
- the NAA38 gene encoding N-alpha-acetyltransferase 38, NatC auxiliary subunit — translation MADPPEEAGGGPAAGPGVAGRPRGRQRLEALLNRSLRIRMSDGRTLVGAFLCTDRQSNVILGSAQEFLKAADAFPGSEPRVLGLAMVPGHHIVSIEVEPPYP, via the exons ATGGCGGATCCGCCGGAGGAGGCGGGGGGCGGCCCGGCC gccgGGCCGGGGGTCGCGGGGCGCCCCCGGGGCCGGCAGCGCTTGGAGGCGCTGCTGAACCGCAGCCTGCGCATCCGCATGTCGGACGGGCGGACCCTGGTGGGCGCGTTCCTGTGCACGGACCGCCAGAGCAACGTCATCCTGGGCTCGGCGCAGGAGTTCCTGAAAGCTGCAG aCGCGTTCCCAGGCAGCGAACCCCGAGTTCTGGGGCTGGCCATGGTCCCCGGGCACCACATCGTGTCCATTGAGGTGGAGCCCCCCTACCCCTGA